The Metabacillus schmidteae genome includes a region encoding these proteins:
- a CDS encoding glycosyltransferase family 2 protein, whose translation MIINWSDFLVVGSWVILIYMFVIIAVYGGMLIISLFHIRKTYELDEFEPYEELLQSEFTKPVSILVPAYNESAGIYGSIRSLISIEYPEYEIIIINDGSKDDTLEKLIDRFNMIKINRVIRKQLETKEVKGIYQSTIYPNLIVIDKENGGKADALNAGINLSRYPYFCSLDGDSIIERNAFLKVLKPIIESDDEVIASGGSVRIANGCDIQNGELVNVELSRKPLVIMQIIEYLRAFLTGRVGLSENNLLLIVSGAFGVFSKKWVVEAGGYAHTVGEDMELVVRLHRLIKEKKANKKIIYVPDPVCWTEAPESIKYLRRQRKRWHKGLFDSLWKHRKLMFNPKYGSIGLFSMPYFFFVEFLGPLIELIGYIILIISIFTGSIFFEFAIIFFLLSLIYGSIYSMASVLLEEWSMERYPKVKHFVILFLVSMTETLWYRPLTVIWRVEGMIEMVTGKKGWGEMVRKGVSND comes from the coding sequence ATGATCATTAATTGGTCTGATTTCTTAGTTGTCGGTAGCTGGGTTATATTGATATATATGTTTGTAATTATTGCTGTTTATGGTGGTATGTTAATCATTTCTCTTTTTCATATCCGAAAAACATATGAACTAGACGAGTTTGAGCCATATGAGGAATTGTTACAATCGGAATTTACAAAGCCGGTATCTATTCTTGTTCCTGCTTACAATGAATCCGCCGGAATTTATGGGAGTATACGGTCATTGATCAGTATTGAATATCCAGAATATGAAATTATTATTATAAATGATGGATCAAAGGATGATACACTGGAAAAACTTATTGACCGTTTTAACATGATAAAAATTAATCGTGTCATACGAAAGCAATTGGAAACAAAAGAAGTAAAGGGAATTTATCAATCCACTATCTATCCTAATTTAATTGTCATTGACAAAGAAAATGGAGGAAAGGCGGATGCTTTAAATGCAGGAATTAATTTATCACGATATCCATATTTTTGCTCACTTGATGGAGATTCAATTATTGAGCGCAATGCATTCCTTAAAGTATTAAAACCAATTATAGAATCTGATGATGAGGTGATTGCCTCTGGGGGCAGTGTGAGAATTGCCAATGGATGTGATATCCAAAACGGTGAACTCGTTAATGTGGAACTTTCGAGAAAACCACTTGTTATTATGCAGATTATCGAGTATTTGCGGGCGTTTTTAACAGGAAGGGTTGGTTTGAGTGAAAACAACTTACTTCTAATTGTATCAGGTGCCTTTGGTGTTTTTTCAAAGAAATGGGTGGTTGAAGCAGGCGGCTATGCTCACACTGTTGGTGAGGATATGGAATTAGTTGTTCGTCTTCATCGATTAATTAAAGAAAAAAAGGCAAATAAAAAAATTATCTATGTACCGGATCCGGTTTGCTGGACCGAAGCACCTGAGTCTATTAAATATTTACGCCGTCAACGAAAAAGATGGCATAAAGGTTTGTTTGATAGCCTTTGGAAACATCGAAAACTTATGTTTAATCCTAAGTATGGATCAATTGGATTATTTTCGATGCCGTATTTCTTTTTTGTTGAATTTTTAGGACCGTTAATAGAGTTGATTGGGTATATCATTCTAATTATCTCTATTTTTACCGGAAGTATTTTTTTTGAATTCGCCATTATCTTTTTCCTTCTTTCACTTATTTATGGATCTATATATTCCATGGCGTCTGTTTTATTAGAGGAGTGGAGTATGGAAAGATATCCTAAGGTAAAACACTTTGTCATCCTTTTTCTTGTTTCCATGACAGAAACACTCTGGTATCGTCCTCTTACAGTTATATGGAGGGTAGAGGGAATGATAGAGATGGTAACAGGGAAAAAAGGTTGGGGAGAAATGGTGAGAAAAGGTGTGTCAAATGACTAA
- a CDS encoding response regulator transcription factor has translation MQRILLAEDEEVLRMLVVDTLEDEGYIIDEACDGEEAYDLIKQNDYDLILLDYMMPVYTGLELIEMIRKDQIQTKIMMLSAKSQASDQQNVLEAGADFFMSKPFSPIQLVERIEEILGEAE, from the coding sequence ATGCAAAGGATATTACTTGCAGAGGATGAAGAAGTATTACGAATGCTTGTTGTAGATACACTTGAAGATGAAGGGTACATCATTGATGAAGCTTGTGATGGGGAAGAGGCTTATGATCTCATCAAACAAAATGACTATGATCTTATTCTTCTTGACTATATGATGCCTGTATACACGGGATTGGAATTAATTGAAATGATACGTAAAGATCAAATTCAAACAAAAATTATGATGCTCAGTGCAAAAAGTCAAGCATCTGATCAACAAAATGTATTGGAAGCTGGTGCTGATTTCTTTATGTCAAAACCTTTCAGCCCCATTCAGCTTGTTGAAAGAATTGAGGAGATTTTAGGTGAAGCTGAATAA
- a CDS encoding antibiotic biosynthesis monooxygenase family protein produces the protein MYIVHSTFHVPEEKTEEVITIYRTRSKLVDEYKGFKSFQLLQNEIKPGELTVQIIWETKQDYVNWVTSDAYKKVHELEKNYPDQELAAIKPIVQRFKVVAE, from the coding sequence ATGTACATTGTGCATTCAACATTTCACGTCCCAGAAGAGAAAACGGAAGAAGTTATTACTATTTATCGAACAAGGTCAAAGTTAGTTGATGAATATAAAGGCTTTAAATCATTTCAGCTCTTGCAAAACGAAATAAAGCCAGGTGAGTTAACCGTTCAAATAATATGGGAAACAAAGCAGGACTATGTAAACTGGGTAACAAGTGATGCGTATAAAAAGGTACATGAGCTGGAGAAGAATTATCCGGATCAAGAATTGGCTGCTATTAAGCCGATTGTACAAAGGTTTAAAGTGGTGGCCGAATGA
- a CDS encoding ATP-binding protein: MKLNKYLKTSLARQFSLLTISIILAFSFLLTGLLIYQNNITNDFEQTNDRLEKKDAITSELDYSFNLAISEMRAYYAFDGGVSYFNSVIKQKENVKKKIDELEGVVDSEDDVLFIQQIQGFYSYYFEDTMPKSKEFYDNGQTSEVINIAVGQNASEIIRSYQGNIKEYTGNLDKQLSTLHDTYSKNIFISQVVFGSLLFLLICAMAIFTRKMLVSIGKPLKKLALAAGEIAEGNPILFNDSTKREDELGLLSIAFEKMTKSIQDKEQDLSAQNEELFAQQDELQAQQNELEEALKTTQKRELDLKRRNDLVNGLANTLDKQKVLKSIVETMCEVIGADKGLIVLLSRGLPHSSFGVSEEGVRQFINHLDSGLMIRLEERKVPFIIKRKCETEEQGFHTQTSYCFDIYMPVLSSSGLMEAVMVYTRLDQAFTDEELVEFNGLSKQIAISLDKIRIFELSEGERQLTQDILDTINEGIQLIDSNGIVLQVNTKMCDIIESQRETMLQNSYKNWLETLLKNADNRQELKAFFDRIVLEGKTDRKSFVFHQQSPTIKVIQVYCEPLTRDGEKFGTVVVYRDITKEYEVDVMKSEFVSTVSHELRTPLASVLGFTELMLNRELKPERQKKYLTTIYQEAKRLTVLINDFLDVQRMEAGKQTYDKKFDDIVPLISTIVETHQVNYPSHSIQYHVQTSNTMVLGDKDKISQVFTNLISNAIKYSPNGGNIVITVFEEDTKLKVSIKDEGLGIPEEAIDKLFTKFYRVDNSDRRRIGGTGLGLAIVKEIMKAHDGDVLIQSELKKGSIFTVSFPLVIGIGDHAKDKHAVTSPKGKVNVIIVEDDNSLANLLKTELEESNFHVKTFSNGETALEAIKVERPDAIVLDIMLEEKGLDGWDIIKQLKNIDELKSIPIFISSALDEKEKGLALGANEYLIKPYQPSKLSKLILQTLLKKDWSGQILIPSEENSEDQR; encoded by the coding sequence GTGAAGCTGAATAAATACTTAAAAACCAGTTTAGCAAGACAATTTAGTTTGTTGACCATTTCGATCATTCTAGCGTTTAGTTTTTTGCTGACAGGGTTATTGATTTATCAAAACAATATAACAAATGATTTTGAACAGACCAATGACCGACTGGAAAAGAAAGATGCGATTACCTCAGAGTTAGACTATTCATTCAATTTAGCTATCTCTGAAATGAGAGCATATTATGCCTTTGATGGTGGAGTATCTTACTTTAATAGTGTTATAAAACAAAAGGAAAACGTTAAGAAAAAGATTGATGAATTAGAGGGCGTGGTCGATAGCGAAGATGATGTATTATTTATTCAGCAGATTCAAGGCTTCTATAGTTATTATTTTGAAGATACGATGCCAAAATCAAAAGAATTTTACGATAATGGTCAAACGAGTGAAGTTATAAATATAGCGGTTGGTCAAAATGCATCGGAAATTATAAGGTCATATCAAGGAAATATAAAAGAGTACACCGGGAATCTGGATAAACAACTATCCACATTACATGATACTTATAGCAAAAATATATTCATCAGTCAGGTTGTATTTGGTAGTCTCCTCTTCCTATTAATATGTGCAATGGCTATTTTCACTAGAAAAATGCTTGTTAGTATCGGGAAGCCACTAAAAAAACTAGCACTTGCCGCCGGTGAAATTGCAGAGGGTAATCCAATTCTTTTTAATGACTCTACAAAACGTGAAGATGAACTTGGCCTCCTTTCCATTGCCTTCGAAAAGATGACAAAAAGTATTCAAGACAAAGAACAGGATTTAAGCGCACAAAATGAGGAATTGTTTGCTCAGCAGGATGAGTTACAAGCACAGCAAAATGAGCTTGAAGAAGCTTTAAAGACGACCCAGAAACGAGAACTTGACCTTAAACGACGTAATGATTTAGTCAATGGACTAGCAAACACACTTGATAAACAGAAAGTATTAAAAAGTATTGTAGAAACAATGTGTGAAGTAATTGGTGCTGATAAGGGATTAATTGTCCTATTAAGCCGTGGCCTGCCACATTCAAGCTTTGGAGTCTCAGAGGAGGGTGTAAGGCAATTTATCAATCACTTAGATTCCGGCTTAATGATTAGACTTGAGGAGAGAAAAGTGCCTTTTATCATTAAGCGTAAATGTGAAACTGAAGAGCAAGGTTTTCATACTCAAACATCCTACTGCTTTGATATTTATATGCCTGTTCTGTCCTCATCTGGATTAATGGAAGCTGTTATGGTGTATACAAGGTTAGATCAAGCGTTTACTGACGAGGAATTAGTCGAATTCAATGGCTTAAGTAAACAAATTGCCATCTCTTTAGATAAGATCCGAATCTTTGAATTATCTGAAGGGGAACGTCAATTGACCCAGGATATTTTAGATACGATTAATGAAGGTATTCAGTTAATTGATTCGAATGGTATTGTTTTGCAGGTTAACACAAAGATGTGTGACATTATTGAATCTCAAAGAGAAACAATGCTCCAAAACTCATATAAAAATTGGTTGGAAACATTATTGAAGAATGCCGATAATCGCCAGGAACTAAAAGCGTTTTTTGACCGAATTGTGCTTGAAGGAAAAACAGATCGTAAGTCATTTGTTTTTCATCAACAAAGTCCAACTATTAAAGTCATTCAAGTGTACTGTGAGCCACTTACACGTGACGGGGAAAAATTCGGAACGGTCGTAGTTTATCGTGATATTACAAAGGAATATGAAGTTGATGTCATGAAATCTGAGTTTGTAAGTACGGTGAGCCATGAATTGCGAACACCTCTAGCAAGTGTTCTAGGTTTTACTGAGTTAATGTTGAACAGAGAATTAAAACCTGAAAGACAAAAGAAATATCTAACAACAATTTACCAAGAAGCAAAACGACTAACTGTACTTATCAATGATTTTTTAGATGTTCAACGAATGGAAGCGGGAAAACAAACCTATGATAAAAAGTTCGATGATATTGTTCCGCTTATTTCTACTATCGTTGAAACACATCAAGTGAATTATCCGAGTCATTCAATTCAATATCATGTCCAAACCTCTAATACAATGGTTTTAGGTGATAAGGATAAAATCAGCCAGGTTTTTACAAACTTAATAAGTAATGCAATTAAGTATTCTCCAAATGGTGGAAATATTGTCATTACAGTATTTGAAGAAGATACGAAATTAAAAGTATCGATAAAAGATGAAGGCCTCGGAATACCGGAAGAAGCAATTGATAAATTATTCACCAAATTTTATCGAGTTGATAATTCTGATCGAAGAAGAATTGGTGGCACAGGCCTAGGTTTGGCAATCGTTAAAGAAATCATGAAGGCACATGATGGAGATGTACTTATTCAATCAGAACTTAAAAAAGGTAGTATCTTTACAGTGAGTTTCCCGTTAGTTATCGGAATAGGAGATCATGCAAAAGATAAACATGCAGTAACGTCACCGAAAGGAAAGGTGAATGTCATTATTGTCGAAGATGATAATAGCCTTGCAAATTTACTAAAAACAGAGCTGGAAGAAAGTAACTTTCATGTTAAAACTTTTAGTAATGGTGAAACTGCTTTGGAAGCAATAAAAGTAGAGAGACCGGATGCGATTGTTCTTGATATTATGTTGGAAGAAAAAGGACTGGATGGCTGGGATATTATTAAACAGTTAAAAAATATTGACGAATTAAAATCGATCCCAATTTTCATTTCTTCTGCATTGGATGAAAAGGAGAAGGGGTTAGCTTTAGGTGCAAATGAGTATTTGATCAAACCGTATCAGCCGAGTAAACTGTCAAAACTCATTCTTCAAACATTATTGAAAAAGGATTGGAGCGGTCAAATATTGATTCCTAGTGAAGAAAATAGTGAAGACCAGCGATAG
- a CDS encoding GGDEF domain-containing response regulator: MNKYFQLLVKNVKKQLETWLNEKEVIQHKEVYRFLHSIAGTASTIGFTVAGDMARKLMGQLNLDEEREWKKEDLQSFLLPLISIIYYEEYSNIDEIIERKSEYEDKKLILLIDDDTALLMYLKEKLEENDWIVIAVADPDRAINSYYDLNPSCVIIDIHMKDKNGLDVLLQLKEKMKQQFIPTIMISNDQSKELRIKSYKLGTDDFIHKPIDIEEFVVRINRQLERKQAIDNVMLIDELTRVYNRKFLPQTYDRFVSSLNRRRQPFCMALLDLDHFKNVNDTYGHIVGDEVLATFADTVRKGLRINDIIIRYGGEEFIILLPETKTREAKLVLERILKEFSNIPFEANDEEFYCSFSSGIHEVQSNETDLKKNIEIADAALYEAKQAGRNQIKVAAVHNLEIKKKPIHVGIVDDDPIIRTMLEDLISKSKIMDDFTVDIQTFKDGMEFIEADWHLKNNEQFLIILDGMMPRMDGLEVLQKLRALPYQERFTVMMLTSRKSEHDITRALKLGADDYITKPFKLLELETRLGHLIKRMK; encoded by the coding sequence ATGAATAAATATTTTCAGTTATTGGTGAAAAATGTAAAGAAACAGCTTGAAACATGGCTAAATGAAAAGGAAGTTATTCAACATAAGGAAGTATATAGATTTTTACATTCAATTGCAGGAACAGCATCAACAATAGGATTTACAGTTGCCGGTGATATGGCAAGGAAACTAATGGGTCAACTAAATTTGGATGAAGAAAGGGAGTGGAAAAAAGAGGACTTACAATCTTTTTTACTACCTCTTATTTCTATCATTTACTATGAGGAATATTCAAATATCGATGAAATTATTGAAAGAAAAAGTGAATATGAAGATAAAAAGCTAATTTTACTAATTGATGATGATACAGCTCTTTTAATGTATTTAAAGGAAAAGTTGGAAGAAAACGATTGGATTGTTATAGCTGTTGCTGACCCTGATCGAGCGATCAACTCTTATTATGATTTAAATCCTAGTTGTGTCATTATTGATATTCATATGAAAGACAAGAATGGGTTGGATGTGTTGTTACAACTTAAAGAAAAAATGAAACAGCAATTTATTCCAACAATCATGATAAGCAATGATCAATCAAAAGAGTTAAGAATCAAAAGCTATAAGCTAGGTACAGATGATTTTATTCATAAACCAATAGACATAGAAGAATTTGTTGTCCGTATAAACCGTCAATTAGAAAGAAAGCAGGCAATTGATAATGTCATGTTAATTGACGAACTAACACGAGTATATAATCGCAAGTTTTTACCACAAACCTATGACCGCTTTGTAAGTAGTTTGAATAGAAGACGACAACCATTTTGTATGGCTCTATTAGATTTGGATCACTTTAAAAATGTAAATGACACGTATGGTCACATCGTAGGAGACGAGGTATTGGCAACATTTGCTGATACGGTAAGAAAAGGGTTGCGTATTAATGACATTATTATCCGATATGGCGGGGAGGAATTCATTATTCTGCTTCCTGAAACAAAAACTAGGGAAGCTAAGCTTGTACTTGAAAGAATTTTAAAGGAATTTTCCAACATTCCCTTTGAGGCAAATGATGAGGAGTTTTATTGTTCATTTTCTTCAGGTATACATGAAGTACAATCAAATGAAACTGATTTAAAAAAGAATATTGAAATTGCAGATGCTGCCCTTTATGAAGCTAAGCAGGCTGGAAGAAATCAAATTAAGGTGGCAGCAGTTCATAATCTGGAGATTAAAAAGAAACCAATTCATGTTGGAATAGTGGATGATGATCCAATTATTCGAACAATGTTGGAGGATTTAATTAGCAAAAGTAAAATTATGGACGATTTTACTGTTGATATTCAGACGTTTAAAGATGGTATGGAATTTATTGAAGCAGATTGGCATTTGAAAAATAATGAACAATTTTTAATTATTTTAGATGGTATGATGCCTAGAATGGATGGATTAGAGGTATTGCAAAAGCTTAGGGCCCTTCCATATCAAGAGAGATTTACTGTAATGATGTTAACGTCACGAAAAAGCGAACATGACATCACGAGAGCATTAAAATTAGGAGCAGATGATTATATTACAAAACCATTTAAGCTGTTGGAGCTCGAAACACGGTTAGGCCATTTAATTAAGAGGATGAAATAA
- a CDS encoding zinc metallopeptidase, which produces MFFHPLDFLIIIAFGLSLWAQFRVKGNFEKYAKVYSSSGLTGAEIARKILDRNGLVDVPVEHIRGALTDHYDPMRKTVRLSDSVYGSQSIAAVSVAAHEVGHAIQHSEAYGALVLRHKMFPIVNFTSGIAPFLLFGGFLLGSFNLIGLGIIFFSAVVAFQLVTLPVEYNASSRAKHIMISEGLMTNEEERGVSKVLNAAALTYVAAALLSLLQLFKFIAIFSQGNRE; this is translated from the coding sequence ATGTTTTTTCATCCACTGGATTTTTTAATTATTATTGCTTTCGGACTTTCATTATGGGCTCAATTTAGGGTGAAAGGAAATTTTGAAAAATATGCAAAAGTATACTCATCTTCAGGATTAACAGGTGCTGAGATAGCGAGAAAAATACTAGATCGGAATGGGTTAGTTGATGTACCGGTTGAGCATATAAGAGGGGCGTTAACAGATCATTATGATCCTATGCGAAAAACAGTTAGGTTATCGGATTCAGTATACGGCAGTCAATCAATTGCTGCTGTCTCAGTTGCAGCACATGAAGTTGGCCATGCCATTCAGCATAGTGAGGCATACGGAGCACTTGTTCTACGTCATAAAATGTTTCCTATTGTAAATTTCACATCAGGTATCGCTCCATTTTTATTGTTCGGGGGATTTTTATTAGGGAGTTTCAATTTAATTGGTTTAGGTATCATCTTTTTTTCAGCTGTTGTTGCTTTTCAGCTTGTCACCCTTCCAGTAGAATATAATGCAAGTTCAAGAGCGAAGCATATTATGATTTCTGAGGGGCTGATGACAAATGAAGAGGAACGGGGCGTTAGTAAAGTTTTAAATGCTGCTGCTCTAACATATGTTGCTGCTGCACTTTTATCCTTGCTTCAGCTATTTAAGTTTATTGCGATATTCTCTCAAGGAAATCGAGAATAA
- a CDS encoding HEAT repeat domain-containing protein, with amino-acid sequence MIELSLVFLLIFFLGMFFLLVSLFLYMMIVKRIRNETRKKIEGYKETYRLDMFHFLQSGNEGSLKPDGSQEKFIALIELLNEYADVLDSEDIKQRISNFAKRYLTNYIVDQIKKKRWSLRMNALYSIEDFYMDHLVDLLHDIYNKKHISVTEKIQMLRLFAKFNDNKTVEYIKNVDSSISDFDLLTILSLFEEDSFNELVKDFDTFSKQMQYMIIETIGKKQYLHHHNLLEKLLQSDDEEMRIRTLKAYAYTGAPMNETTLRAFFSSSNWQVRMMAAKVAGARRLSVFEHQLITLLSDHEYVVRAEAAKAILQFKGGINMLKKVIEETTDRFARDMAQEWISKESGDDH; translated from the coding sequence ATGATTGAATTGAGTCTCGTTTTTCTCCTTATTTTTTTTCTTGGAATGTTTTTTCTTTTAGTTAGTCTTTTTCTGTACATGATGATTGTAAAGAGAATTCGAAATGAAACGAGAAAAAAAATTGAAGGATATAAAGAAACATATCGATTAGATATGTTTCATTTTTTACAATCAGGTAATGAAGGCTCTTTAAAACCAGATGGAAGTCAGGAAAAGTTTATTGCCCTTATAGAACTTCTTAATGAGTATGCGGATGTATTGGATAGTGAAGATATTAAGCAAAGAATAAGTAACTTTGCCAAAAGATATTTAACAAATTATATTGTTGATCAGATAAAGAAAAAACGGTGGAGCTTACGGATGAATGCTCTTTATTCAATTGAAGACTTTTACATGGATCACCTAGTAGATCTTTTACACGATATTTATAATAAAAAGCACATTTCTGTCACTGAAAAAATTCAAATGCTAAGGTTGTTTGCAAAATTTAATGATAACAAAACAGTTGAATATATAAAGAATGTGGATTCATCTATTTCTGACTTTGATTTATTAACAATCCTATCTCTTTTCGAGGAGGATTCTTTTAACGAATTAGTCAAAGACTTTGACACATTTTCTAAACAGATGCAATATATGATCATTGAAACAATTGGGAAGAAACAATACTTGCATCACCACAATCTCCTAGAGAAATTGCTTCAAAGTGATGATGAAGAAATGAGAATACGAACCTTAAAAGCTTATGCTTATACAGGTGCACCAATGAATGAAACAACGTTAAGAGCTTTCTTTTCATCATCTAATTGGCAGGTACGAATGATGGCTGCAAAGGTAGCTGGGGCAAGAAGATTAAGTGTTTTTGAACATCAACTTATTACTTTATTATCAGATCATGAGTACGTTGTCAGGGCAGAAGCAGCTAAAGCAATTCTGCAGTTTAAAGGTGGAATAAACATGCTAAAGAAAGTCATAGAGGAAACAACAGATAGATTTGCCAGGGATATGGCACAGGAATGGATTAGCAAAGAGAGCGGTGATGATCATTAA
- a CDS encoding protein-glutamine gamma-glutamyltransferase — protein sequence MIVIGNRVVDANTLKSSDFEPEKNEMIDKMNRYQENYSFLDIQHFEFTLHLRYATIQAARQLLASKAKFTTFEGARCNEQFWQLTEQGGFKLRPGVDPSVAISDIFQNGREYGFECATSIVIIFYKAVLDSIDVAQFNRIYQGLYLRDWQSDNDLPFFTRRGNDYIPGDCLYFDNPQFNPQTPHWQGENVIDLGNDLYFGHGIGIKTADGIIESLNKRRKPYPTESAFLLSQVTRLDHLYLYRFSLSRNRVPQFIDTRTIVGKIGFQYYYI from the coding sequence ATGATTGTTATAGGTAACCGTGTGGTGGATGCAAACACTTTAAAATCCTCCGATTTTGAGCCAGAAAAAAATGAAATGATTGACAAAATGAATCGCTATCAAGAGAATTATTCTTTTTTAGATATTCAGCATTTTGAATTCACCCTACACCTGCGTTATGCCACCATCCAAGCCGCTCGTCAATTATTAGCTAGTAAAGCTAAGTTCACAACCTTTGAGGGAGCGAGGTGTAATGAACAGTTTTGGCAGTTAACAGAACAAGGCGGGTTTAAATTAAGACCAGGGGTAGACCCTTCCGTTGCCATTTCAGATATTTTTCAAAATGGTAGAGAATACGGATTTGAATGTGCAACAAGTATTGTCATTATTTTTTATAAAGCTGTACTAGACTCAATTGATGTGGCTCAATTCAATCGTATATATCAAGGTTTATATCTACGTGACTGGCAATCTGATAATGATTTGCCATTTTTTACCCGGCGGGGAAATGATTATATTCCAGGGGACTGTTTATATTTCGATAACCCGCAATTCAATCCGCAAACTCCACATTGGCAAGGTGAAAATGTGATAGATCTAGGAAACGATTTATACTTCGGACATGGTATTGGAATAAAGACTGCTGATGGAATCATAGAATCTTTAAATAAGCGCCGCAAGCCATATCCGACAGAATCCGCTTTTCTGCTTTCACAGGTAACCAGACTAGACCATCTGTATCTCTACCGTTTTTCACTTTCCAGAAATCGGGTTCCTCAATTTATTGATACAAGGACAATTGTTGGGAAAATTGGATTTCAATATTATTATATTTAA
- a CDS encoding MBL fold metallo-hydrolase, protein MPLTSITSGMGLEVAPDVYCFSVQIVNVVFLGNPKESNEFVLIDAGMPGAEEVIIGEAIKRFGENCKPLGIVLTHGHFDHVGALQELINKWDVPVYAHPLEQPYLNGKSDYPPPNPKAEGLVAKMSPLFPRHSIDIGSHLQLLNGDGSVPCLPNWRYLHTPGHTPGHISLFRDSDQFLIAGDAITTVEQESLYDVITQKQEMHGPPAYFTQDWEAAEQSVKKIEALQPEATITGHGLPMTGKELQSNLKILADNFRETEIPKNTNYNPM, encoded by the coding sequence ATGCCCCTTACTTCGATTACAAGTGGAATGGGTTTAGAGGTTGCGCCAGATGTTTATTGCTTTTCTGTTCAAATTGTTAATGTCGTTTTTCTTGGTAACCCGAAGGAGTCAAATGAATTTGTATTAATTGACGCAGGTATGCCAGGGGCGGAAGAAGTCATCATAGGAGAGGCTATAAAGAGATTTGGAGAAAACTGCAAGCCTTTGGGGATCGTACTAACTCACGGCCATTTCGATCATGTTGGTGCATTGCAGGAATTAATCAACAAATGGGATGTTCCTGTGTATGCTCACCCTTTGGAACAACCATACTTAAATGGAAAAAGTGACTATCCACCACCAAACCCTAAAGCAGAAGGACTTGTCGCAAAGATGTCTCCGTTATTTCCAAGACACAGTATAGATATAGGCTCTCATTTACAATTATTAAATGGTGATGGCAGTGTTCCATGTTTACCAAATTGGCGTTATCTTCACACTCCTGGTCATACACCTGGACATATTTCCTTATTTAGAGACAGTGATCAATTCTTAATCGCAGGAGATGCCATAACAACAGTGGAGCAAGAATCTCTATACGATGTGATCACACAAAAACAGGAAATGCATGGTCCACCGGCATACTTTACTCAAGATTGGGAAGCTGCAGAACAATCAGTTAAAAAAATAGAAGCTCTTCAACCCGAAGCAACTATAACAGGACATGGTCTCCCGATGACAGGAAAAGAGCTGCAAAGCAATTTGAAAATTCTTGCTGACAACTTTAGAGAAACAGAAATTCCTAAAAATACCAACTACAATCCTATGTAA
- a CDS encoding secondary thiamine-phosphate synthase enzyme YjbQ — MIEKYTIETHQRDEMKEITHIVQAFVNEKQIQDGQVLVYCPHTTAGITINENADPDVKTDMLRRFDEMYPWKVAKDLHAEGNTAAHMKASTVGASQTIIVSDGELLLGTWQGVYFCEFDGPRQRNFHLKGW, encoded by the coding sequence ATGATAGAGAAGTATACAATTGAGACTCATCAACGAGATGAAATGAAAGAAATAACACATATTGTCCAAGCTTTTGTCAATGAAAAGCAAATTCAAGATGGTCAGGTCCTCGTATATTGTCCACACACGACTGCTGGAATTACAATTAATGAAAATGCAGATCCGGATGTAAAAACGGATATGTTAAGAAGATTTGATGAAATGTATCCATGGAAAGTTGCGAAGGATCTCCATGCGGAAGGAAATACAGCCGCTCATATGAAGGCAAGCACGGTTGGAGCTTCCCAAACGATTATTGTTTCAGATGGGGAACTTTTACTGGGAACATGGCAAGGTGTCTATTTTTGTGAATTTGATGGACCGAGGCAACGGAATTTTCACCTCAAAGGTTGGTAG